The following proteins are co-located in the Acinetobacter sp. NCu2D-2 genome:
- a CDS encoding TrmH family RNA methyltransferase produces the protein MPTIFLESKDNPKIKHLRGLIEQNTYRKKQGQTILEGTHLCLAWLHENKKINSIFTTEHALSHPDYETILNKYTGVVFVISESLYKDISTLGTSIACMAIVDIPTNREAVDFKADTLILENVQDPGNVGTLLRSAAAAGIDQIICTKGSASLWSPRVLRAGMGAHFSLQCFENINLEDVLPKFKIPVYVTSSHRSESLYSKDLKKASVWILGNEGQGVSDYALEHAEAVTIPQPGGQESLNVAVAGSICFFEMVRQRV, from the coding sequence ATGCCAACCATTTTCCTTGAATCAAAAGACAACCCGAAAATTAAACATTTACGTGGTTTGATTGAACAAAATACATATCGTAAAAAACAAGGACAAACCATACTTGAAGGCACACATTTGTGTCTTGCATGGCTCCATGAAAATAAGAAAATTAATTCTATTTTCACCACAGAACATGCACTTTCACATCCTGATTATGAAACCATCCTGAATAAATACACCGGTGTGGTTTTTGTCATCAGCGAATCGTTATACAAAGATATTAGTACTTTAGGAACATCGATTGCCTGTATGGCAATTGTGGATATTCCAACCAATCGTGAAGCTGTAGATTTTAAAGCCGACACTTTAATTCTAGAGAATGTTCAAGACCCAGGTAATGTCGGTACATTATTACGCTCTGCTGCAGCTGCGGGTATCGATCAAATTATCTGTACCAAAGGTTCTGCATCATTGTGGTCTCCACGTGTATTACGTGCAGGTATGGGCGCGCACTTCTCACTTCAATGCTTTGAAAATATCAACCTTGAAGATGTACTGCCTAAATTCAAAATTCCAGTTTATGTAACCAGCTCACACCGTTCGGAAAGTCTGTATAGCAAAGACTTAAAGAAAGCCAGTGTTTGGATCTTAGGTAACGAAGGTCAAGGTGTTTCTGATTATGCATTAGAACATGCTGAAGCTGTGACAATCCCTCAACCTGGTGGTCAAGAGTCACTGAATGTGGCTGTAGCAGGCTCAATTTGTTTCTTTGAAATGGTTCGTCAGCGCGTTTAA
- a CDS encoding RNA polymerase sigma factor gives MDLAPKKLHSQDSSTLRSTAESRLKNFMQDVTGRALVMMESATQGQQGIAMDLVQEAFISLHKSYADKSTEEWYPLFYTILNHKLQDWRRKEARRAQPFSFFRKVQLDDDSDELDHVIDESTPSPLEFLHQAVTAEEIQAAIASLPQRQQQAFMLRAWEGFDTQTTAQIMQCSEGSVKTHYHRAIQGLRQALAHLDPFMGGSSE, from the coding sequence ATGGATTTAGCACCGAAAAAGCTTCATTCGCAAGATTCGAGTACTTTGAGAAGTACGGCTGAGTCGCGCCTGAAGAATTTCATGCAAGATGTCACTGGACGTGCATTGGTCATGATGGAAAGTGCGACCCAAGGTCAGCAAGGCATTGCCATGGACCTTGTCCAAGAGGCTTTTATCTCATTACATAAGTCCTATGCAGATAAAAGTACCGAAGAGTGGTATCCCCTGTTCTACACCATTTTAAATCACAAATTACAAGATTGGCGTCGTAAAGAAGCACGTCGAGCTCAACCTTTTTCATTTTTCAGAAAAGTACAGCTTGATGACGATAGTGATGAACTCGATCATGTAATTGATGAATCAACACCATCTCCACTTGAATTCCTTCATCAAGCTGTAACAGCCGAAGAAATTCAAGCTGCGATTGCCTCCTTACCACAACGCCAGCAGCAAGCATTTATGCTTCGAGCTTGGGAAGGTTTTGATACCCAAACCACCGCTCAAATCATGCAATGCAGTGAAGGTAGTGTAAAAACTCATTATCACCGTGCCATACAAGGTTTACGTCAAGCATTGGCACATTTAGACCCCTTTATGGGAGGATCATCCGAATGA
- a CDS encoding DUF3106 domain-containing protein yields the protein MAAKKLVLAFCAVGFLQTSFAGFDRFWIFSKDANTQVNDTWNTLSESEQLALIQKYQALKELPASERANLQQRMDWFTQLPDEEKQKMRETWQKMSTHERRELANRMQKASPEERPTIRAEYINKYITEAKF from the coding sequence ATGGCAGCTAAAAAATTAGTGCTCGCATTTTGTGCGGTTGGTTTCTTGCAAACAAGTTTTGCTGGATTTGATCGTTTTTGGATTTTTTCTAAAGATGCCAATACACAAGTGAATGATACTTGGAATACATTAAGTGAAAGTGAACAGCTTGCTCTCATTCAGAAATACCAAGCATTAAAAGAGCTTCCTGCAAGTGAACGTGCTAATCTTCAACAACGTATGGATTGGTTTACGCAACTTCCCGATGAAGAAAAACAAAAAATGCGCGAAACTTGGCAAAAAATGAGTACGCATGAACGTCGTGAACTTGCAAATCGTATGCAAAAAGCCAGTCCTGAGGAAAGACCGACTATTCGTGCCGAATATATTAATAAATATATCACTGAAGCTAAATTCTAA